Proteins from one Telopea speciosissima isolate NSW1024214 ecotype Mountain lineage chromosome 1, Tspe_v1, whole genome shotgun sequence genomic window:
- the LOC122669764 gene encoding protein SPA1-RELATED 2-like has protein sequence MEGAGEEVTANDAAEGERFKRKDGNQSFKQDSCNMLESSTVFIPPGSDWSGTSLHVYRDTLCVNSVAVSEPASSSPCLTNEAGVIAEELTVKNYKNPILAMVGSSNSREGMQGRDQQWRLLYQLGGGFGSESLHGDLASRDKDPPIPSVVKDEVRSMFSPEIWAQKPSPCKQSNQDHAEISKQVTKTNKETTSSNALPGGVRTKVLSSSGFSNFFLKNTLKGKGVLCGHSGAQDGTDVAVTGKNNGKATCITGAASDASLDASAKIEYPPSQTAAGIGPYVIHGGISLREWLNLRSRQINKVETMHIFRQIVELVDLSHSQGIALPDIRLSCFMLLPSDRVKYIGSLAQRLECAMDQNIPYLDHHFSRKRTFEQGMHAQNSLCTKRKKFSEQMMSVRQQPQFPARSGFKSETVKEGNIKNKGVQDSGYGLSDRYKNTECNTLNKYEAPVISNTTRQPMTSVHVQLEEKWYASPEELNDRRCTLSSNIYNLGVLLFELLSCFESWEVHAMAMSDLRNRILPSSFLSENPKEAGFCLWLLHPGSYSRPTTREILQSDLIRETRDLSHGSALASSIEEDDTESELLLHFLISLNEQKQKLASKLAEDVGCLEADIYEVEKRHLSRTTGVISQTFKGSSIARESGFLEDPLRSDALSRLYSTSKKNEERLMKNISQLENAYFSMRSQVQLPDTDATTRSDKDLLKIRDRCFSSQHENEEQSLNQTDDRLGEFFDGLCKYARYSKFEVRATLRNGDLLNSANVICSLSFDRDEDYFAAAGVSKKIKIFEFSALLNDAVDIHYPVIEMSSKSKLSCVCWNSYIKNYLASTDYEGVVQLWDASTGQGFSQFVDHEKRAWSVDFSQLDPTKLASGSDDCSVKIWSINERNCIDTIKTVANVCCVQFSVHSTHLLAFGSADYKTYCYDLRNTRIPWCTLAGHGKAVSYVKFLDPETLVSSSTDNTLKLWDLKKTSSSGFSTTACSLTFNGHTNEKNFVGLTASDGYIACGSESNEVYAYHRSLPMPVTSHKFGSIDPITGKETGDDNGQFVSSVCWRGKSNMVVAANSSGSIKLLQMV, from the exons ATGGAGGGAGCTGGTGAAGAGGTGACCGCAAATGATGCGGCAGAGGGTGAACGTTTCAAAAGGAAAGACGGCAATCAATCCTTCAAACAAGACAGCTGCAATATGTTGGAATCTTCGACCGTGTTCATACCTCCTGGTAGTGATTGGTCCGGGACCTCACTGCATGTGTATAGAGATACCTTATGTGTAAACTCTGTGGCTGTATCTGAACCTGCTTCTTCTAGCCCCTGTTTGACAAATGAAGCTGGGGTTATTGCTGAAGAGTTAACGGTGAAAAATTACAAGAATCCCATCCTAGCTATGGTGGGCAGCTCAAACAGTAGAGAAGGAATGCAGGGTAGGGACCAGCAGTGGCGACTTTTATATCAGCTGGGAGGTGGCTTTGGAAGTGAGAGTTTGCATGGCGACTTGGCTTCCAGAGACAAGGACCCACCAATCCCAAGTGTCGTCAAGGATGAGGTAAGGAGCATGTTTTCCCCTGAAATATGGGCTCAAAAGCCTTCACCCTGTAAGCAGTCTAATCAGGATCATGCCGAGATCTCCAAACAAGTTACCAAGACTAACAAAGAGACTACCTCAAGCAATGCATTACCTGGAGGTGTTCGGACTAAGGTTCTGTCTTCATCCggcttttctaatttttttctcaAGAATACATTGAAAGGGAAGGGAGTTCTATGTGGACATTCAGGAGCTCAAGATGGCACTGATGTTGCAGTCACTGGCAAGAACAATGGGAAGGCTACATGCATCACTGGGGCTGCTTCTGATGCATCTCTTGATGCAAGTGCAAAAATAGAATATCCTCCCTCTCAGACTGCAGCTGGGATTGGTCCCTATGTGATTCATGGTGGAATCAGTTTAAGGGAGTGGCTGAACCTTAGGAGCCGTCAAATAAATAAAGTTGAAACCATGCATATATTTAGGCAGATTGTGGAGCTGGTGGACCTGTCACATTCTCAAGGAATTGCTTTGCCAGACATACGTCTGTCTTGTTTCATGTTGTTGCCATCAGATCGGGTTAAATATATTGGTTCACTGGCCCAAAGATTGGAGTGTGCTATGGATCAAAATATTCCCTACTTAGACCATCATTTTAGTAGGAAAAGGACCTTTGAGCAGGGTATGCATGCTCAGAATAGTTTATGTACAAAACGTAAAAAGTTTAGTGAGCAGATGATGTCTGTTAGACAACAGCCTCAATTTCCAGCTAGATCTGGCTTTAAGTCTGAAACAGTAAAAGAGGGGAATATTAAGAATAAGGGTGTACAGGACTCTGGGTATGGTCTTAGTGATCGATACAAAAATACAGAATGCAACACTCTTAATAAGTATGAAGCCCCAGTTATATCTAATACCACTCGACAGCCAATGACCTCTGTACATGTTCAGTTGGAAGAGAAGTGGTACGCTAGTCCAGAGGAACTGAATGACAGGAGGTGCACCTTGTCGTCAAATATCTACAATCTGGGGGTTCTTCTATTTGAG TTGCTTAGCTGCTTCGAATCATGGGAAGTTCATGCCATGGCAATGTCAGACCTACGCAATCGGATTCTCCCTTCGAGTTTTCTGTCAGAGAATCCCAAGGAAGCTGGTTTCTGTCTTTGGCTTCTTCATCCTGGATCTTATTCAAGGCCGACAACAAG GGAAATCTTGCAATCTGATTTGATACGTGAAACTCGGGACTTGTCACATGGAAGTGCTTTGGCATCATCTATTGAGGAAGATGATACTGAATCGGAGCTCTTACTGCATTTCCTCATATCTCTGAATGAACAAAAGCAGAAGCTGGCATCTAAGTTAGCTGAAGACGTTGGATGCTTAGAAGCAGATATATATGAGGTTGAAAAAAGGCACTTATCAAGAACAACAGGTGTTATTTCTCAAACATTCAAGGGGTCCTCCATTGCAAGAGAATCAGGGTTCCTTGAAGACCCTTTACGCTCAGATGCACTTTCTAGGTTATACTccacatctaaaaagaatgaagaaaggTTGATGAAGAATATTAGCCAGCTTGAAAATGCTTATTTCTCTATGAGGTCTCAAGTCCAGCTTCCAGATACTGATGCTACTACACGCTCAGATAAAGATTTACTAAAGATTCGAGATAGATGCTTCTCTAGTCAACATGAAAATGAAGAGCAGAGCCTTAACCAAACTGATGATCGCCTTGGAGAATTTTTTGATGGTTTATGCAAGTATGCTCGATATAGTAAGTTTGAAGTTCGTGCGACATTAAGAAATGGAGATCTTCTCAACTCTGCAAATGTGATTTGCTCATTGAGTTTTGATCGGGATGAGGACTACTTTGCTGCTGCTGGGGTATCAAAGAAAATTAAGATTTTTGAGTTCTCGGCGCTCCTCAATGATGCTGTTGATATTCATTATCCAGTTATTGAGATGTCAAGCAAATCTAAGCTCAGCTGTGTTTGCTGGAACAGctacattaaaaattatttggcaTCAACTGATTATGAAGGTGTGGTTCAG TTATGGGATGCCAGCACTGGCCAAGGTTTTTCTCAATTTGTAGATCATGAAAAGAGAGCGTGGTCTGTTGATTTCTCTCAATTGGACCCCACAAAATTAGCCAGTGGAAGTGACGACTGTTCTGTGAAAATATGGAGCATAAATGAG AGAAATTGTATCGACACAATCAAGACGGTTGCCAATGTCTGCTGTGTTCAGTTCTCTGTTCATTCCACCCATTTGCTGGCCTTTGGTTCCGCTGATTACAAGACCTACTGCTATGACCTTCGGAATACACGAATTCCTTGGTGTACATTGGCTGGGCATGGGAAGGCTGTTAGCTATGTGAAGTTCTTAGATCCAGAAACCCTTGTTTCTTCATCCACCGACAATACCCTAAAACTTTGGGATCTCAAAAAGACAAGTTCTAGTGGATTTTCCACAACTGCTTGCAGCTTGACTTTTAATGGTCATACTAATGAGAAG AATTTTGTGGGCTTAACAGCTTCTGATGGATATATAGCTTGTGGTTCAGAATCAAACGAG GTTTATGCTTACCATAGATCTTTGCCCATGCCCGTCACTTCTCACAAGTTTGGCTCCATTGATCCTATTACTGGGAAAGAGACTGGTGATGACAATGGACAGTTCGTTTCCAGTGTGTGTTGGAGAGGAAAGTCAAATATGGTTGTAGCTGCCAACTCCAGTGGAAGTATAAAACTGTTGCAGATGGTGTGA
- the LOC122669851 gene encoding mitogen-activated protein kinase kinase kinase 7-like: MDQFRQIGKVLGSLKALMVFQNDIRVNKHQCCLLFDIFNLTFQGIAEELKQNLRFEEKHIKWKALEHPLRELHRVFKEGEAYVQQCMDNKDWLAKVICLSQNTDCLEFHIHNLLSCIPIVIEAIETAGEISGCDHDEILKKRVVLSKKYEREWMDPKLFQWNFGKHYLVSQDICNRLDAVWKEDRRLLLETMREKRSSGSGSLAKQEQRLMELLQKNLDHNKPSDGKLFPSSILVSSKDYQLKRRLGSGSQFKEVQWLGESFVLRHFFGDIEPAIPEISLLSSLAHPNILQFLCGFSDEEKKECFLVMELMNKDLITCIKELCSPRRKVPFSLPVAVDLMLQIARGMEYLHSHKIYHGDLNPYNVLVRPRNSPDGYLHAKISGFGLSSIMNSTPRTSSNQNEAPFIWYAPEVLLEQEQPVTTSSSKYTEKADIYSFGMICFELLSGKVPFEDGHLQGDKMSRNIRAGERPLFPFHSPKYLTNLTKKCWHTDPTQRPSFSSICRILRYIKRFLVLNPDHSQPDPPMPLVDFCDIEAWFSKKFAAEGNPNPTPVSHIPFEMFSYRVMEKERISVNFKDRSSESGSDGNSVCGDDNAALVDDPFPAVTEKKIPVCSEYTNKKSSLARKNITDVRTNKQPGTPKGRALRPPQLTQCGRCLRMNSESHISVVMSPSRRRGSGHASDSELA; encoded by the exons ATGGATCAATTCAGGCAGATCGGGAAGGTTTTAGGGAGCCTAAAGGCTCTCATGGTATTTCAAAATGATATCCGGGTGAACAAGCACCAGTGCTGCTTGCTATTTGATATCTTCAATCTCACGTTCCAAGGTATCGCAGAGGAGCTGAAGCAGAATCTGAGATTCgaagagaaacacatcaaatGGAAGGCCCTTGAGCACCCGTTGAGAGAACTTCACCGGGTTTTCAAAGAAGGGGAAGCCTATGTTCAGCAGTGCATGGACAACAAGGATTGGCTTGCCAAGGTCATCTGCCTTTCACAGAACACAGATTGCTTGGAATTCCACATCCACAACCTGCTCTCCTGCATCCCAATCGTCATTGAAGCCATTGAAACTGCAGGAGAAATCTCTGGGTGTGACCATGATGAGATCCTGAAGAAGAGGGTCGTCTTGTCCAAGAAATATGAGAGGGAGTGGATGGATCCAAAACTCTTCCAGTGGAATTTCGGTAAGCATTACCTGGTTTCTCAAGATATATGCAACAGATTGGATGCGGTTTGGAAGGAGGACAGGAGGCTTCTTCTGGAGAcaatgagagagaagagaagttctGGGTCAGGGTCTTTAGCCAAGCAAGAACAACGTCTCATGGAGCTACTACAAAAGAACCTCGACCACAACAAGCCTTCTGATGGGAAGCTCTTCCCAAGCTCAATATTGGTGAGTTCAAAGGATTACCAGCTGAAGAGACGACTAGGGAGCGGGAGCCAATTTAAGGAGGTTCAGTGGTTGGGGGAAAGCTTCGTTTTAAGACATTTCTTTGGAGATATTGAGCCTGCAATTCCTGAgatatctcttctctcttcccttgcCCACCCTAATATTCTGCAATTCCTTTGTGGGTTCTctgatgaagaaaagaaagagtgtTTCCTAGTTATGGAGCTGATGAACAAGGACCTCATCACTTGCATCAAAGAGCTTTGTAGCCCACGGAGAAAGGTTCCATTTTCCCTACCTGTAGCGGTCGATCTAATGCTTCAGATTGCTAGAGGGATGGAGTATCTCCACTCCCACAAGATATACCATGGAGATTTAAATCCATACAACGTCCTTGTTCGACCAAGGAATTCCCCTGATGGATACCTGCATGCTAAAATCTCAGGATTTGGCCTATCCTCCATTATGAACTCCACCCCTCGAACTTCCTCAAATCAAAATGAGGCACCATTCATCTGGTACGCCCCAGAGGTTCTATTGGAGCAAGAACAGCCAGTGACTACTTCCAGTTCCAAGTACACAGAGAAGGCCGATATTTACAgctttggtatgatttgcttTGAGCTCTTGTCAGGGAAGGTCCCATTTGAGGATGGGCATCTCCAGGGAGACAAGATGAGCCGAAATATTAGGGCAGGGGAGAGGCCACTCTTCCCATTCCATTCACCAAAATACCTCACCAACTTGACCAAGAAATGTTGGCACACTGACCCAACTCAACGTCCAAGTTTCTCATCCATCTGTAGGATCCTCCGCTACATCAAGCGGTTCCTGGTGCTGAACCCAGACCATAGCCAGCCTGACCCTCCAATGCCGCTCGTTGATTTCTGTGATATTGAGGCTTGGTTCTCCAAGAAGTTTGCTGCAGAAGGGAATCCCAACCCAACACCAGTATCACACATCCCATTCGAGATGTTCTCTTATCGGGTTATGGAGAAGGAGAGGATCAGTGTGAATTTTAAAGACAGGAGTTCAGAATCAGGCAGTGATGGCAATTCTGTTTGCGGGGATGACAATGCAGCTCTGGTGGATGATCCATTCCCGGCAGTAACCGAGAAAAAAATTCCAGTTTGTTCTGAGTATACCAACAAGAAATCCTCGTTGGCAAGGAAGAATATTACAGATGTAAGGACCAACAAACAACCAG GAACACCGAAAGGACGAGCACTAAGACCCCCACAATTGACCCAATGCGGTCGCTGTTTGAGGATGAATTCTGAGAGCCATATTTCCGTGGTGATGAGCCCAAGCAGGCGGAGAGGATCTGGTCATGCCTCGGATTCTGAGTTAGCTTAG